The Burkholderia mayonis DNA window CGGGACGTGCCGGGCGAACGGCGCGTGAAGGTGATCCTGCGCGAAGTGGCGATCGCGTTCGTGATCCTGCTGTTCTTCATGGTCGTCGGCGACCGCTTCCTGCGGATGATGAGCCTGACCGATGTGTCGCTGCGGATCGGCGGGGGAATCGTGCTGTTCCTGATTGCGCTCCGGATGATCTTTCCGCATCCGGACGGCGCGCTCGGCAGCGATCCGCGCGCGGGCGGCGAGCCGTTCATCGTGCCGCTCGCGATTCCGGCGCTCGCCGGGCCGTCGGCGCTCGCGACGGTGATGCTGCTCACGTCGCAGGCGCCCGGCAAGATGTTCGAATGGGCGGGCGCGCTGACGGTGACGATGCTCGTGTGTGCGGTGACGCTCGTGCTCGCCGAACGGATTCAGCAGTGGCTCGGCGAGCGCACGGTGCTCGCGTTCGAGCGGCTGATGGGGCTCGTGCTCGTCGCGATCTCGGTCGAGATGATGATGGCGGGCGTTCGCGCGTTCGTTCACCAGTTGTGATGGGCTGACCGACTGCGGCGCTGCGGGATCTTCGATCGCCAAGCAAGAAAAAGCGGCCCGCGCATTACACGCGAGCCGCTTTTCCATGATGTCTTTGGTGCGCCGGGCCGGTGCCGCCGTGCCGCCGTGCCGGCGTCAGACGTCCGCCGTCAGCGCGCGGATCGTCGGCAGGTTGCGCCAGTAGCCCTTCGCGTCCATCCCGCAGCCGAACACGTAGCGGTCCGGTACCGCGAACCCGCAGAAGTCCGGGTGCAGCGGCTTCGCCTTCGCGAGCGTCTTCTCGCACAGCACCGCGGACAGGAAGCGCTTCGCGCCCATCTCGAGGATGCGGTCGCGGATCGCAGCCATCGTTTCGCCTTCGTCGAGGATGTCGTCGAGCACGAGCACGATGCGGTCCTTCACCGATTCGCGCGGCGCGACGCGCCAATGCATCTCGGGGCTGCCCTTCGTCGTGTTGCGATAGCGGGTCAGGTGGATGTAGTCGAACTCGAGCGGGAAATCGAGGTGCGGCAGCAGCATGCCGGTGAACACCGCCGCACCGCCCATCACCGACAGCACGAGCGGGAACTCCTCGCCGATCTGGTCGCGGATCTCTGCAGCCATCCGACCGATCGATGCGTTGACTTCGTCGGCGGAGACGATCTCTTCGGAGTGTTGGAAAATGTGGAGGGCTTCTTCTCGATTCATGAGGTCTGGCGAGCGGTCTCGTCTGGGATACCAATAAGAATGAAACAATGCGGCGCCACGCGCTACAGCATATACCCGTGCGCGGCGCCGCGGCGAATCAGCGCATGCCGGGCATCATGCCCTTAATGCCGCGCATCATCTTCTGCAGGTTGCCGCCCTTCAGCTTCTTCATCATCGTGCGCATCTGGTCGTACTGATTCAGCATCCGGTTGACTTCCTGCACCGGGACGCCCGCGCCCGCCGCGATCCGGCGTTTGCGCGTCGCCTTGATGATCTCGGGCTTCGCGCGCTCCGCGGGCGTCATCGAATTGATGATGCCTTCCATCCGGCGGATCTGCTTTTCGGCCTGGCTCATGTCGGCGCCCGCCGCGGCCTGCTGGAACTGCGCGGGCAGCTTGTCCATCAGCGACGACAGCCCGCCCATGTTCTTCATCTGCGAGATCTGCGCGCGGAAATCGTTCAGGTCGAAATCGCCGCCTTTCTTGACCTTGTTGGCCAGTTTCTCCGCTGCCTTGATGTCGACGCCGCGCTGCGCTTCCTCAACGAGCGCGAGGATGTCGCCCATCCCGAGGATCCGGTTTGCCATCCGGTCCGGGTGGAAGATCTCGAGGCCGTCGAGCTTCTCGGCGACGCCGACGAACTTGATCGGCTTGCCCGTCACATGGCGCACCGACAGCGCGGCGCCGCCGCGCGAGTCGCCATCGAGTTTCGTCAGCACGACGCCCGTGAGCGGCAGCGCGTCGTTGAACGCCTTCGCGGTGTTGACGGCGTCCTGGCCGAGCATCGCGTCGACGACGAAGAGCGTCTCGACTGGCTTGAGCGCCGCGTGCAGCGCGGTGATCTCCTGCATCATCGCTTCGTCGATGCCGAGGCGGCCTGCGGTATCGACGAGCAGCACATCGTGATAGTGGCGCTTTGCCCAGTCGACGGCCGCGTTCGCGATGTCGACGGGCTTCTGGTCGGGCGTCGACGGGAAGAACTCGGCGCCGACCTGCTCGCTCACCGTTTTCAGCTGCGCGATCGCGGCCGGGCGGTAGACGTCGCACGAGACGGTGAGCACCTTCTTCTTGTACTTCTCGCGCAGCAGCTTCGCGAGCTTGCCGACGGTCGTCGTCTTGCCGGCGCCCTGCAGGCCGGCCATCAGGATGATCGCGGGCGGCGTGACGGCGAGGTTCAGCTCGGCCGCCTTGCCTTCGTAGTCGCCGCCAATCACGGCGGTCAGTTCCTTCTGGACCACGCCGACGAGCGCTTGACCGGGCGACAGGCTGCCGACCACGTCCTCGCCGAGCGCTTTTTCCTTGACCTTCGCGATGAAATCGCGGACGACGGGCAGCGCGACGTCGGCTTCGAGGAGCGCAAGCCGCACCTCACGGAGCATCTCCTGGGTGTTCGCCTCGGTGAGCCGGGCCTCGCCGCGCAGCGTCTTGACGACGCGCGCCATCCGTTGGGTGAGATTGTCGAGCATGGGGAGCGATGGACAGTGAAGCCCGCAGGCGCGAGTGGGACAAAAAGCCGGCCGTCGCGGGTAGGGGGCCTAGTGTAAACTTCGAACATGGATATTGTACTGTATGCCCTCACTGCGCTCTTATATGGCGGCCTCGCCGTCGCCAGCTGGCGCACGCGCCGCGTCGGCGCGGCGCGGCCGCTCGTCGCGAGCGTGCCGGCCGTCCCGCACGCGCGCGAATCCGTCTCGGCCGGGATGGGGGGGCTTGGGCGCACGATCCTCTGCGCCGCGCTGCTCGCGCATGGGGTGCTGCTGCACATGACGATCTTCCCGCACGACGCGATGGTGTTCGGCTTTGCGTTCGCGCTGTCGGCGATGTTCTGGCTCGGCGCCGGCATCTACTGGATCGAGAGCTTCTTCTTCCCGCTCGACGGCATGCGGCTCCTCGTGTTGCCGCTGGCGTGCGGCGCGTCGCTCCTGCCGCTGGCGTTCGGCGGCGTGCACGTGCTGCCGTATGCGGCCGCGCCGCTCTTCAAGTTGCACTTCCTGATCGCGAACATCGCGTACGGGCTCTTCGCGATCGCGGCGCTGCACGCGGTGTTGATGCTGATGGTCGAGCGGCGTCTGCACGCGCTGCGGCACGACGGGCTGCGCGAGTCGTCGAGCTGGGTCGCCGGCTGGCTCGATACGCTGCCGCCGCTCCTCACGCTCGAGAAGCTGCTGTTCCGCCTGATCGGCGCGGGCTTCGTGCTGCTCACGCTGACGCTCGCAACGGGCATCCTGTTCAGCGAGCAGATCGACGCGCGCGCGCTCAAGCTTGATCACAAGACCGTGTTCGCGATCCTGTCCTGGCTGATGTTCGGCGGGCTCCTGGTCGCGCACAAGGCGTCCGGCTGGCGCGGCCGCGGCGTCGCGCGCTGGGTGCTCGCGTCGTTCGTCGCGCTGCTGCTCGCGTACGTCGGCAGCCGCTTCGTTCTCGAGGTGCTGCTGCACCGCTCCGTGGTTTGAATACCTGATCTCGATGCGACAAATCTTTCTCCTTATCGTGTTGTTCTTCGCGAGCTCGTGGCTCGCGAGAAAGATCCGCCAGGCGCAGGCGCGCGGCGACGGGCCGTTTGCAGGCGGCGGAGCGGGGCGCGCCGCAGGCCCCGCGTCCGACCAGGGCGGTGCGGGCCGCGTGGGCGA harbors:
- a CDS encoding MarC family protein is translated as MESNFLSATVLLILITDPLGNIPLVIAALRDVPGERRVKVILREVAIAFVILLFFMVVGDRFLRMMSLTDVSLRIGGGIVLFLIALRMIFPHPDGALGSDPRAGGEPFIVPLAIPALAGPSALATVMLLTSQAPGKMFEWAGALTVTMLVCAVTLVLAERIQQWLGERTVLAFERLMGLVLVAISVEMMMAGVRAFVHQL
- a CDS encoding hypoxanthine-guanine phosphoribosyltransferase; amino-acid sequence: MNREEALHIFQHSEEIVSADEVNASIGRMAAEIRDQIGEEFPLVLSVMGGAAVFTGMLLPHLDFPLEFDYIHLTRYRNTTKGSPEMHWRVAPRESVKDRIVLVLDDILDEGETMAAIRDRILEMGAKRFLSAVLCEKTLAKAKPLHPDFCGFAVPDRYVFGCGMDAKGYWRNLPTIRALTADV
- the ffh gene encoding signal recognition particle protein, with protein sequence MLDNLTQRMARVVKTLRGEARLTEANTQEMLREVRLALLEADVALPVVRDFIAKVKEKALGEDVVGSLSPGQALVGVVQKELTAVIGGDYEGKAAELNLAVTPPAIILMAGLQGAGKTTTVGKLAKLLREKYKKKVLTVSCDVYRPAAIAQLKTVSEQVGAEFFPSTPDQKPVDIANAAVDWAKRHYHDVLLVDTAGRLGIDEAMMQEITALHAALKPVETLFVVDAMLGQDAVNTAKAFNDALPLTGVVLTKLDGDSRGGAALSVRHVTGKPIKFVGVAEKLDGLEIFHPDRMANRILGMGDILALVEEAQRGVDIKAAEKLANKVKKGGDFDLNDFRAQISQMKNMGGLSSLMDKLPAQFQQAAAGADMSQAEKQIRRMEGIINSMTPAERAKPEIIKATRKRRIAAGAGVPVQEVNRMLNQYDQMRTMMKKLKGGNLQKMMRGIKGMMPGMR
- a CDS encoding cytochrome C assembly family protein yields the protein MDIVLYALTALLYGGLAVASWRTRRVGAARPLVASVPAVPHARESVSAGMGGLGRTILCAALLAHGVLLHMTIFPHDAMVFGFAFALSAMFWLGAGIYWIESFFFPLDGMRLLVLPLACGASLLPLAFGGVHVLPYAAAPLFKLHFLIANIAYGLFAIAALHAVLMLMVERRLHALRHDGLRESSSWVAGWLDTLPPLLTLEKLLFRLIGAGFVLLTLTLATGILFSEQIDARALKLDHKTVFAILSWLMFGGLLVAHKASGWRGRGVARWVLASFVALLLAYVGSRFVLEVLLHRSVV
- a CDS encoding PP0621 family protein — protein: MRQIFLLIVLFFASSWLARKIRQAQARGDGPFAGGGAGRAAGPASDQGGAGRVGDGGALPEPMVRCAECGVHAPKSDAIAAGGEYFCSPEHAARHAAHSGSRSER